A single genomic interval of Zingiber officinale cultivar Zhangliang chromosome 4A, Zo_v1.1, whole genome shotgun sequence harbors:
- the LOC121970004 gene encoding CRM-domain containing factor CFM9, mitochondrial-like, which yields MIFILNMWALRNLQRHCWKSASHLGKRCYSHGNICLKTWPNNVHSVLPREVYCNSINQLGSTSGHRFMSTTRGRSMQSKVEKRMRRETGKTLKEIRRAKKIRKKLMTEEERLLYNLRRAKKKVGLLLQKLKKYELPELPPPRHDPELLTLEQLQAYKKIGFRNRNYVPVGVRGVFGGVVQNMHLHWKFHETVQVCCDNFPKEKIKEMATMIARLSGGIVVNIHDVKTIIMFRGRNYRQPKNLIPINTLTKRKALFKARFEQALESQKLNIKKIEQELRRKGVNPEDPIAMASIQRIATTFFRAIDEKQGTPYVFHGDKPSTGEIVDTPDESIDVPSEDSDQEELDRFIREIEDAADKEWEEEEVAEKEELSRIRYWGKDDMGRSSKALDWRSDNSGDEDRAHGRRWNGTSTGLGNTERKNWDSDNDMSAASEDEWDYNDQVSDAAIDVDRHNSYSKDGTRERETNNIKQRQSRASPKEYLRDRASIETRWREHEDINLDSDVLGDSEDAVGESEDEDEQNFVESTMGPYDYLSNEDSEDSDSGSRQKIGVLDEKKGDESWDSD from the exons ATGATATTCATCTTGAACATGTGGGCTCTCAGAAACTTACAAAGACACTGCTGGAAAAGTGCCTCGCATCTCGGAAAGAG GTGTTATTCACATGGGAATATATGCTTGAAAACGTGGCCGAATAATGTGCACTCAGTGCTGCCTAGAGAAGTTTATTGTAATTCTATCAACCAGTTGGGTTCAACTTCTGGGCATCGATTTATGTcgacaacaagaggaagaagcatgCAGAGCAAGGTGGAGAAGAGAATGCGAAGAGAAACAGGAAAAACTTTAAAAGAGATCAGACGtgcaaaaaaaataagaaagaagtTAATGACAGAAGAGGAAAGGCTACTATACAACTTACGTAGA GCCAAGAAAAAGGTGGGATTGCTTCTTCAAAAGCTCAAAAAATATGAATTGCCAGAGTTACCACCTCCTCGGCATGATCCTGAGCTTCTTACTCTTGAGCAGCTTCAGGCTTATAAGAAGATAGGTTTCAGAAATAGAAATTATGTTCCTGTTGGAGTTCGTGGGGTCTTTGGAGGAGTAGTTCAAAACATGCATCTCCATTGGAAGTTTCATGAGACTGTGCAAGTTTGTTGTGACAATTTTCCTAAGGAAAAAATCAAAGAAATGGCAACCATGATAGCAAGATTAAGTGGCGGCATTGTTGTTAATATACACGATGTGAAAACCATTATTATGTTTCGTGGACGAAATTACAGACAACCAAAGAATCTGATCCCAATCAACACCCTGACTAAAAGGAAG GCCCTATTCAAAGCCAGATTTGAGCAGGCTCTTGAATCTCAAAAGTTGAACATCAAAAAAATTGAGCAAGAGCTAAGACGGAAGGGTGTCAATCCAGAGGACCCAATTGCCATGGCTAGCATTCAGAGAATTGCTACTACATTTTTTAGGGCTATTGATGAGAAACAAGGGACTCCATATGTATTCCATGGGGATAAACCATCCACAGGAGAAATTGTTGATACTCCAGATGAATCTATTGATGTGCCTTCTGAGGACAGTGATCAGGAGGAACTTGACCGCTTTATTCGAGAGATTGAAGATGCTGCAGACAAAGAGTGGGAAGAGGAGGAAGTGGCAGAGAAAGAGGAACTTTCAAGAATTAGGTATTGGGGAAAAGATGACATGGGTCGGTCAAGCAAGGCACTAGATTGGAGAAGTGATAATTCAGGAGATGAGGATAGGGCTCATGGAAGGCGTTGGAATGGTACTTCTACTGGATTGGGAAATACAGAGAGGAAAAATTGGGATAGTGACAATGACATGTCGGCAGCTTCAGAAGATGAGTGGGATTATAATGACCAAGTGAGTGATGCTGCAATTGATGTTGATAGACATAACTCCTATAGTAAAGACGGGACTCGAGAAAGAGAGACAAATAACATAAAACAGAGACAAAGCAGGGCTTCCCCAAAGGAATATTTGAGAGATAGAGCTAGTATAGAAACCAGATGGAGGGAACATGAAGATATCAACCTAGACAGTGATGTTTTGGGAGATTCAGAAGATGCGGTTGGGGAATCAGAAGATGAGGACGAACAGAATTTTGTGGAATCAACAATGGGCCCTTATGATTATCTCAGCAATGAAGATTCAGAAGACAGCGATAGCGGGAGTAGACAGAAGATAGGTGTGCTTGATGAGAAAAAGGGTGATGAAAGTTGGGATAGTGATTAA